TAATCATGAATTGCGTCTGCAAGGAATCCATAAAATGGATAACGTAATCCATACTACTCAATAAAACATAAAACAACAAACTCAAAAAACTCATAAAAGGGACTCAATGAACCTGATAAAGGATGCCATAAACACAGCCATAGATATTATTCGGCAGGGTGGGATAATTGTTTATCCTACCGAGACTTTTTTGGGCCTGGGAGGAAATGGCCTTGAGCTGAGCGTGGTACAACGAATCCAGGCGCTCAAGAAACGGCCGGCGCATAAGCCCCTACCTTTGATCATAGGCGGCCTGGGACAATTGGAGGAAATATGTTATTTGACCCCGTTTAGTTTGGAGCTGGCCAGAGATTTTTGGCCGGGCCCATTGTCCATTCTATTTCGGGCCAAAGAAATAATCCCTTTTGGAGTCAAAGATGCCGCCGGAATGGTCTCAGTTCGTTTGACCCCTCATCCGGTGGCCAGGCAACTTTGCACTTTTTCCGGATATCCTCTTATTGCTACTAGTGCCAACTTAAGCGGAAAACCACCCTGTACCTTGTGTAGTGATTTGGATCCTGAAGTCCTCGAAAAAGTCGACTTCGTTTTGGATGTGCCTCCGGAGCCAACCGGTGAACTACCGTCCACTCTGGTTCGCATGTTGGGAGGAAAAGAAATCGAAATCTTGCGACATGGTGTTATAAGCGAAGGAGAGTTGAGTCAAAAAGGGTATAAAGTAGTGCGTAAGGCATAAGCGGCTGTGGCCGAACCTTTTTATCAACTTAATTTCCATGGTTTATTCCAGTCTTGGTTCCTTTCATGCTGGTACAAAGCCTTGGACCCTTCTAGCACTTGCTTGCGGACAGAGCGTAATGGGATATTTTGAGTAAGCGAATAGTCTTTTAATTATACCTAAGTTGAGCGATTTTCACTCAATGGGTAGAGATTGCCACGGACAGCTTCGCTGCCCTCGCAATGACAATCTCGCCCCTGTCATTGCGAGTGGAACAAAGTGTAGCGAAGCAATCTCAAAGTTTGAACTGCAAAATAATCGCTCAATTTAAACTATAGATAGTTATCGTAGGGCTCGCAAGATATTTATCTTTGTCGCCCCGATGCTCTGTTTTTCCGCAAGCTTCGTTGAGATTGGGTTACCCAAGTCGTTTGTAATGCATTTCAGAAACCAGGACTTTCAATCAGCGCTAACAGGGTTTGGCCACGGGCTCATAGGGTGCATCATGGGGGTTCAAAAAATTTAACCGTTTCTTTGGTAGTGATTGTGAGGTTACCGCTTGAGTTTATTAACAAATCTACTTTAATCTACATTTAAGATTAAATTTTTGGTTTAAATTTTTGAACCAGTGTTGGGGCCGGATTGATTTGGTAACTTATTGAAAAATAAAGAAAAGAATAAGTTTTGTGTGTTGGCCCTGTTTTTGCTTGTAGATTGATATCTTCCTCCTTTTACCAAAGCCGGCTTTCTCTTTCTTTTTTTGGATATGGGAAAGCCGGCTTTATATTTGTGTATTTATGTTTTCTGGAAAGGTGCAGCAGCTAATCTTTCCAAGTTTTCAACATCCCTCTCTCCCAATTTTCCTAGTATCTTCCTTGCTGTTGCTAGAACGCTCCGGACTTTTATTTCCGCCATGCATTCAGGTGCGGGGCAAGATATCTTGCCTAAATCTGAGCAGGGGGCACATCCTTTAGGGCTGGTTAAGATGTGCATGCCTTGCGGTGCCCACTGTTTGGGCGAGGTAGGGCCGAATAGGGATATGCCCGGAATGCCCATGTACCCGGCTAGATGCAAGGGGCCGGAGTCATTGCCAATAACCATTTTGGCCCGGGCCAAAATGTCGAGCAATTGGTTGAAGTCTTGTG
The sequence above is a segment of the Desulfovulcanus ferrireducens genome. Coding sequences within it:
- a CDS encoding L-threonylcarbamoyladenylate synthase, producing MNLIKDAINTAIDIIRQGGIIVYPTETFLGLGGNGLELSVVQRIQALKKRPAHKPLPLIIGGLGQLEEICYLTPFSLELARDFWPGPLSILFRAKEIIPFGVKDAAGMVSVRLTPHPVARQLCTFSGYPLIATSANLSGKPPCTLCSDLDPEVLEKVDFVLDVPPEPTGELPSTLVRMLGGKEIEILRHGVISEGELSQKGYKVVRKA